A window of Streptomyces marispadix contains these coding sequences:
- a CDS encoding amidohydrolase family protein, which yields MLDGHFLVDAHVHAARLPTLRPAWRRWAEEFGDADALAGLYDGSGTLVPERVDACFEAEGVDVALLLCEHSPKTTGEQPIEDVLPLVKYNPRRFRPVANVNPHLHYPVDAEVERQLALGAVALKLHPVHGGFSPADPALYPAYQACVTAGVPVVVHCGTSSFPGSMNKYADPVLLDDVLRDFPGLTLVLAHGGRGWWYQAAAFLALSRENVWIELSGLPPHRLPGYYAQYELRRLARKFIFGTDWPGVPGIARNARALAALGLDEETLAGVLGRNALEVYPGLRVA from the coding sequence ATGCTCGACGGCCACTTCCTCGTGGACGCGCATGTGCATGCCGCGCGGCTGCCGACGCTGCGGCCCGCGTGGCGGCGCTGGGCCGAGGAGTTCGGCGACGCCGACGCGCTGGCGGGCCTCTACGACGGCAGCGGCACCCTCGTGCCCGAACGCGTCGACGCCTGCTTCGAGGCCGAAGGCGTCGATGTGGCCCTGCTGTTGTGCGAGCACAGCCCCAAGACGACGGGGGAGCAGCCGATCGAGGACGTGCTGCCGCTGGTGAAGTACAACCCCCGCCGCTTCCGCCCCGTCGCCAACGTCAACCCGCATCTGCACTATCCCGTCGACGCCGAGGTGGAGCGGCAGTTGGCCCTGGGCGCCGTGGCTCTCAAACTCCACCCCGTCCACGGCGGGTTCAGCCCCGCCGACCCCGCGCTGTATCCCGCGTATCAGGCGTGCGTGACCGCGGGCGTGCCCGTGGTGGTGCACTGCGGCACGAGTTCCTTCCCCGGGTCGATGAACAAGTACGCCGACCCGGTGCTGCTCGACGACGTGCTGCGCGACTTCCCCGGGCTGACGCTGGTGCTGGCGCACGGCGGGCGCGGGTGGTGGTACCAGGCCGCCGCCTTCCTCGCGCTCTCCCGGGAGAACGTGTGGATCGAGCTGTCCGGCTTGCCCCCGCACCGGCTGCCCGGCTACTACGCCCAGTACGAACTGCGCCGCCTGGCAAGGAAGTTCATCTTCGGCACCGACTGGCCCGGCGTGCCGGGCATCGCACGCAACGCACGGGCGCTCGCCGCGCTCGGCCTCGACGAGGAGACCCTCGCCGGAGTCTTGGGTCGCAACGCGCTGGAGGTCTACCCGGGGCTGCGCGTCGCGTAG
- a CDS encoding benzoate-CoA ligase family protein — protein sequence MTAHSATPPITAVTPVVSDMFNASDYLLQAAVQPETAGRIAVTGPAGELTYAGLAELAGHIAAGLQAWGVRAEERVMLLMADGPGAAAAILAAMRLGAVPVPVSTMLTGPELAELLGDSRARVLLVSEEFAGAAQQAVTRVPGIRYVAVTGEAGAAGEAGGLAVPAGVRLRPFDELVEEGRRRGGELQDPYITCEDSAALWLYTSGTTGKPKGAMHRHANIRHVVESYARQVLGITSADRCLSVAKLFFAYGIGNSLFFPLAAGAETVLDPQRPTPHSVAERLTEYRPTLFFAVPTFYAALLRSDVPRDAFESVRLAVSAGEVLPADLCRRFAERFGVEILDGIGSTEALHIFLSNRPGRSRPGTTGTPVDGYELRVVDGAGRDVPPGEPGSLLVKGESLATGYWCRTDVTRRVFQGEWLHTGDTYVVDDDGYYTCLGRTGEMLKAGGIWVAPSEVEARLLEHPAVTQAAVVGLPDEDGIDKPVACTVLAEGAKAGPEELIEFCRDGLAAFKRPREVLVVDELPTTASGKLRRHAVRELAAERLGHTRG from the coding sequence ATGACCGCCCACAGCGCGACACCGCCCATCACTGCCGTCACACCCGTCGTCTCCGACATGTTCAACGCCTCCGACTACCTTCTCCAGGCCGCCGTACAGCCGGAGACCGCCGGGCGCATCGCGGTCACCGGCCCCGCGGGAGAGCTGACCTACGCCGGGCTCGCCGAGCTGGCCGGGCACATCGCCGCGGGGCTTCAGGCGTGGGGCGTACGGGCCGAGGAGCGGGTGATGCTGCTGATGGCCGACGGGCCCGGCGCGGCGGCGGCGATCCTGGCGGCGATGCGGCTCGGCGCCGTGCCCGTACCGGTGTCGACGATGCTCACGGGGCCCGAACTCGCCGAACTGCTGGGCGACTCGAGGGCGAGAGTGCTGCTGGTGAGCGAGGAGTTCGCCGGTGCCGCACAGCAGGCCGTGACCCGCGTACCCGGCATCCGCTACGTCGCCGTGACGGGCGAGGCGGGCGCCGCGGGCGAGGCGGGCGGACTGGCCGTGCCCGCCGGTGTGCGGCTGCGCCCCTTCGACGAGCTGGTCGAGGAGGGCAGGCGCCGTGGCGGTGAGCTTCAGGACCCGTACATCACCTGCGAGGACTCCGCAGCGCTGTGGCTCTACACCTCGGGCACCACCGGCAAGCCGAAGGGCGCGATGCACCGGCACGCCAACATCCGGCATGTGGTGGAGAGTTACGCACGCCAGGTGCTCGGCATCACCTCCGCCGACCGCTGTCTGTCCGTCGCGAAGCTCTTCTTCGCCTACGGCATCGGCAACTCCCTCTTCTTCCCGCTCGCCGCGGGCGCCGAGACGGTGCTCGATCCGCAGCGGCCCACACCGCACTCGGTCGCCGAACGCCTCACCGAGTACCGGCCCACGCTCTTCTTCGCCGTTCCCACCTTCTACGCCGCGCTGCTGCGCTCCGACGTGCCGCGAGACGCCTTCGAATCCGTGAGGCTGGCCGTATCGGCAGGGGAGGTGCTGCCCGCGGACCTGTGCCGCAGGTTCGCGGAACGCTTCGGCGTGGAGATCCTCGACGGCATCGGCTCCACGGAGGCGCTGCACATCTTCCTCTCCAACCGGCCCGGACGCTCCCGGCCCGGCACCACGGGCACCCCCGTCGACGGCTACGAACTGCGCGTCGTCGACGGCGCCGGGCGGGACGTCCCGCCAGGCGAACCGGGATCGCTGCTGGTCAAGGGCGAGTCGCTGGCCACCGGTTACTGGTGCAGGACCGATGTCACCAGGCGCGTGTTCCAGGGGGAGTGGCTGCACACCGGCGACACCTACGTCGTGGACGACGACGGCTACTACACCTGTCTCGGGCGGACCGGCGAAATGCTCAAGGCAGGCGGCATCTGGGTCGCGCCGTCGGAGGTGGAGGCCCGGCTCCTGGAGCATCCGGCGGTCACGCAGGCCGCCGTCGTGGGACTGCCGGACGAGGACGGCATCGACAAGCCGGTGGCGTGCACCGTACTGGCGGAGGGCGCGAAGGCCGGTCCCGAGGAGCTGATCGAGTTCTGCCGCGACGGACTCGCGGCGTTCAAGCGCCCGCGTGAAGTGCTCGTCGTGGACGAACTCCCCACGACGGCAAGCGGAAAGCTGCGGCGCCATGCCGTGCGGGAGCTTGCCGCGGAACGGCTGGGGCACACACGCGGGTGA
- a CDS encoding PaaI family thioesterase has protein sequence MNADGFGSGFEKTVGMEFPEMTADRTVVTCEITPELLQPYGIVHGGVYCSLVETAASLAAAIWYGDRGNVVGVSNHTNFLRAIGTGTVTATATPIHRGRTQQLWLVTVTDDKDRHVARGEVRLANLPSGNGGKRQDGESGPDGGNGEDSGGEAGR, from the coding sequence ATGAACGCCGACGGATTCGGGTCGGGATTCGAGAAGACCGTGGGGATGGAGTTCCCCGAGATGACGGCCGACAGGACCGTCGTGACCTGCGAGATCACGCCCGAACTCCTACAGCCGTACGGCATCGTCCACGGCGGTGTGTACTGCTCGCTCGTGGAGACGGCCGCCAGTCTCGCCGCGGCCATCTGGTACGGGGACCGCGGCAACGTCGTCGGCGTCTCCAACCACACCAACTTCCTGCGCGCCATCGGGACCGGGACGGTCACCGCCACGGCGACCCCCATTCACCGGGGCCGCACCCAGCAGCTCTGGCTCGTCACCGTCACCGACGACAAGGACCGGCACGTCGCACGCGGCGAGGTACGTCTGGCCAATCTCCCTTCCGGGAACGGCGGCAAGCGGCAGGACGGCGAGAGTGGCCCGGACGGCGGGAACGGCGAGGACTCCGGCGGCGAAGCCGGACGCTGA
- a CDS encoding Glu/Leu/Phe/Val dehydrogenase dimerization domain-containing protein, which yields MSAAPPPHGADGQPHRPPRATDAPLISLTWTDQVTGREGHLVIDRLIRGVASGGLRMRKGCTLDEVAGLARGMTMKEALHYDPHARYIPLGGAKGGIDCDPRDPDAYGVLVRYLRAMRPYIRDFWTTGEDLGLSRGTVDAAAAEAGLTSTIEAVHPLLDDELAARRRLEDAFAVTVDGIGLDELAGGCGVAETVLTVLDRAQVPYSGTRVAVQGFGTMGGATARFLSRAGLSIVAVADVRGTIANPEGLNVERLLAARDEYGSVNRSALRSGDARLPGDAWLSTDAEILVPAAVSYAIDTDNQARIKASWIAEAANMPVLPEAEELLAARGVTVLPDVAVNSATNAWWWWTLFGDIGADAEEAFAHIRASMRALTGLMMDRSEAAGTTPRAAAHAVAADRLPAVAERFGTYG from the coding sequence ATGAGCGCTGCCCCGCCGCCGCACGGCGCGGACGGACAGCCGCACAGACCGCCGCGGGCCACGGACGCCCCGCTGATCTCCCTCACCTGGACCGACCAAGTGACCGGCCGCGAGGGTCACTTGGTGATCGACCGGCTGATTCGAGGCGTGGCCAGCGGCGGTCTGCGGATGCGCAAGGGCTGCACCCTCGACGAAGTCGCGGGCCTGGCGCGGGGGATGACGATGAAGGAGGCGCTGCACTACGACCCGCACGCCCGCTACATCCCCCTCGGCGGCGCCAAGGGCGGCATCGACTGCGACCCCCGCGACCCGGACGCGTACGGGGTGCTCGTGCGGTATCTGCGTGCGATGCGCCCGTACATCCGGGACTTCTGGACCACCGGTGAGGACCTCGGCCTGAGCCGCGGCACCGTCGACGCCGCCGCTGCGGAGGCCGGGCTGACCTCCACCATCGAGGCCGTCCACCCCCTTCTCGACGACGAACTCGCCGCGCGCCGGCGGCTGGAGGACGCCTTCGCCGTCACCGTCGACGGCATCGGACTCGACGAACTGGCGGGCGGCTGCGGCGTCGCCGAGACCGTGCTGACCGTCCTCGACAGGGCCCAAGTCCCCTACAGCGGGACGCGGGTGGCGGTGCAGGGCTTCGGCACCATGGGCGGGGCGACGGCGCGCTTCCTCTCCCGTGCGGGCCTGAGCATCGTCGCGGTCGCCGACGTGCGGGGCACGATCGCCAACCCCGAAGGGCTGAACGTGGAGAGGCTGCTCGCCGCCCGCGACGAGTACGGCAGCGTGAACCGCTCCGCCCTGCGGTCCGGGGACGCCCGGCTGCCGGGCGACGCCTGGCTGTCCACCGACGCCGAGATACTCGTACCGGCAGCCGTCTCCTATGCGATCGACACCGACAACCAGGCACGGATCAAGGCGAGTTGGATCGCCGAGGCCGCCAACATGCCGGTGCTGCCCGAGGCGGAGGAACTGCTCGCGGCACGCGGCGTCACCGTACTGCCGGACGTGGCCGTCAACTCCGCCACCAACGCCTGGTGGTGGTGGACCCTGTTCGGCGACATCGGCGCGGACGCGGAAGAGGCGTTCGCCCACATCCGCGCGTCGATGCGCGCACTGACCGGCCTGATGATGGACCGCTCCGAGGCCGCCGGAACGACCCCGCGTGCCGCCGCGCACGCCGTCGCCGCCGACCGTCTGCCCGCCGTCGCGGAACGCTTCGGCACTTACGGCTGA
- a CDS encoding MFS transporter has translation MRAKRADPRGDRGTDTDTDTGTDTGTGSAGNGHLGHGGRTLSPALVAVCLGYFMVILDTTIVNAALPALRWDLHAGMSGLQWVVDGYMLTLAAGLLTGGALADRMGARRVFQAGLALFALSSAACGLAPHIWLLVLARLVQGAAAALSVPASLALLRAAFPERASRARAIGAWGAVAGLAAASGPVLGGLLVSHADWRLVFYVNLPVAVVAMVLTARHVPAPAPRPRPLDPAAQTAGAVALAALTYALIEGGRMGAGRPVLAAGALCVVAAAVFLTVERRVAHPMLPLGLFRDRAFTGATLVGLLINLGFYGELLVLNLAFQQTSGHSALAAGLALLPQMGIATIGSALSGRFTARTGSPRPTMLAGLLTGSAGLFALAMAGAGTGTTGYAVLVAPLVAVGFGMSFTMPAATTAVVDAAPAEHAGLASGVINAARQTGGVIGVALLGALAYGAEGSSPGAPSSSSGPPSAGAFAPDGMHTALAAAGCAFLLAAALTALTVPRIRREAANASKSPASEGD, from the coding sequence ATGCGAGCGAAGAGGGCCGATCCGCGCGGCGACAGAGGCACAGACACGGACACGGACACGGGCACAGACACGGGCACGGGCTCGGCGGGCAACGGGCACCTCGGCCATGGCGGGCGGACGCTCTCCCCCGCGCTGGTAGCCGTATGTCTGGGCTACTTCATGGTCATCCTGGACACGACCATCGTCAACGCGGCGCTTCCCGCGCTCCGTTGGGACCTGCACGCCGGAATGTCCGGGCTCCAGTGGGTCGTCGACGGCTATATGCTCACGCTCGCCGCGGGGCTTCTCACCGGAGGCGCGCTGGCCGACCGCATGGGTGCCCGACGGGTGTTCCAGGCCGGGCTCGCGCTGTTCGCGCTCTCCTCCGCGGCATGCGGACTCGCGCCGCATATCTGGCTGTTGGTCCTCGCCCGGCTCGTACAGGGCGCCGCAGCCGCGCTCAGCGTGCCCGCCTCGCTGGCGCTGCTGCGGGCCGCGTTCCCCGAACGTGCCTCCAGGGCGAGGGCGATCGGTGCGTGGGGCGCGGTCGCGGGGCTGGCCGCGGCCTCCGGCCCCGTCCTGGGCGGCCTGCTGGTCAGCCATGCCGACTGGCGGCTCGTCTTCTACGTCAATCTGCCCGTCGCCGTGGTCGCGATGGTGCTGACCGCGCGGCACGTCCCGGCACCCGCCCCACGCCCGCGCCCCCTGGACCCCGCGGCGCAGACCGCCGGTGCGGTCGCACTCGCGGCGCTGACCTACGCGCTGATCGAAGGCGGACGCATGGGGGCCGGCCGTCCCGTGCTCGCCGCCGGCGCCCTGTGCGTCGTGGCAGCCGCCGTGTTCCTGACGGTCGAGCGCCGAGTGGCCCACCCGATGCTGCCGCTGGGGCTCTTCCGCGACCGTGCCTTCACCGGCGCCACCCTGGTGGGGCTGCTGATCAATCTCGGCTTCTACGGCGAACTCCTCGTGCTCAACCTCGCCTTCCAGCAGACGTCCGGTCACTCCGCGCTGGCCGCGGGGCTCGCACTCCTCCCTCAGATGGGCATAGCCACCATCGGCTCGGCGCTCTCCGGCCGCTTCACGGCGCGCACCGGCAGCCCACGGCCGACGATGCTGGCCGGGCTGCTCACGGGAAGCGCCGGACTCTTCGCGCTCGCCATGGCCGGGGCCGGTACGGGGACGACCGGGTACGCGGTGCTCGTCGCACCGCTCGTCGCCGTCGGCTTCGGCATGTCCTTCACCATGCCCGCGGCCACCACGGCGGTCGTGGACGCGGCACCGGCCGAACACGCCGGGCTGGCCTCCGGAGTGATCAACGCAGCGAGACAGACGGGAGGAGTCATCGGCGTCGCACTGCTGGGCGCACTGGCGTACGGCGCGGAGGGCTCCTCCCCGGGGGCGCCCTCGTCCTCGTCCGGGCCGCCGTCAGCCGGGGCTTTCGCACCCGACGGGATGCATACGGCGCTGGCGGCGGCAGGCTGCGCGTTCCTGCTCGCCGCCGCCCTCACCGCGCTGACGGTGCCCCGCATACGCAGGGAAGCCGCGAATGCGTCGAAGTCCCCTGCCTCCGAAGGCGATTGA
- a CDS encoding PaaX family transcriptional regulator, with the protein MAARHGGRGTTPPTDADAADALAPRREGAHAEAAHHGATHSDAMPGDATHPDASHTAEPGFLRRRELGAASARSLLLTVLGEFVLPGGRPVWTATFLSALGVLGVEEKAVRQALARSAAEGWLTGERHGRRTSWRLTSSGRRLLTDGTERIYGFGRPVGEWDGQWLMVLVTVPETNRRLRHLLRTRLSWNGLGNLSTGVWLSPHPDREPEVRQVLHDVGVGETSRIFHARLGDLAEAREVARQAWDLDAVERAYERFLDEVRALEPADDVETFAAHTRLVQEWRRFPFLDPGLPHRLLPDEWRGAQAAALFHERHSAWRPAADRHWKALDDGESE; encoded by the coding sequence ATGGCCGCACGGCACGGCGGGCGCGGCACGACGCCGCCCACAGACGCCGACGCCGCCGACGCTCTCGCGCCCCGGCGCGAGGGCGCACACGCGGAGGCAGCGCACCACGGCGCGACGCACTCTGACGCGATGCCTGGCGACGCGACGCACCCCGACGCATCGCACACAGCCGAGCCGGGGTTCCTGCGCCGCCGCGAACTCGGCGCCGCCAGCGCCCGCTCCCTGCTGCTCACGGTGCTCGGCGAGTTCGTACTGCCGGGCGGACGGCCCGTCTGGACGGCCACGTTCCTGAGCGCCCTCGGCGTGCTCGGCGTGGAGGAGAAGGCCGTGCGCCAGGCGCTCGCCCGTAGCGCCGCCGAGGGCTGGCTGACCGGCGAGCGCCACGGCCGGCGCACCTCATGGCGGCTGACGTCGTCGGGCCGCCGCCTGCTGACCGACGGCACCGAAAGGATCTACGGATTCGGCAGGCCGGTCGGCGAATGGGACGGACAGTGGCTGATGGTCCTCGTCACCGTTCCCGAGACCAACCGCAGGCTGCGCCATCTGCTGCGTACCCGCCTGTCCTGGAACGGGCTGGGCAATCTCTCGACCGGCGTCTGGCTCAGCCCCCACCCGGACCGCGAACCGGAGGTGCGGCAGGTGCTGCACGACGTGGGCGTCGGCGAGACCTCCCGGATCTTCCACGCCCGCCTCGGCGATCTCGCGGAGGCACGCGAGGTCGCTCGTCAGGCATGGGACCTCGACGCCGTCGAGCGCGCCTACGAACGCTTCCTCGACGAGGTACGCGCCCTCGAACCGGCGGACGACGTCGAGACGTTCGCCGCCCACACCCGCCTCGTGCAGGAGTGGCGGCGCTTCCCCTTTCTCGACCCGGGCCTGCCGCACCGCCTGCTGCCCGACGAGTGGCGCGGCGCACAGGCCGCCGCGCTCTTCCATGAACGCCACAGCGCCTGGCGGCCCGCCGCGGACCGCCACTGGAAAGCCCTCGACGACGGGGAGAGTGAATGA